In Pseudomonadota bacterium, a single genomic region encodes these proteins:
- a CDS encoding amidohydrolase family protein, translating to MNPRETARHGAAILALVLGLHASALGQSPATRAIVGATVHTGVGQPLPGASVLIRGERILGVGDDLALPPDVERIDGRGKVLTAGFIATQNPLGLVEVSLEPATNDQAAGEEGDPIRAAFSAEDGFNPRSTLIPVARRGGLTDALATPHAGLVGGTSAWVHLDGSLRPAGSVRSHVALHVRIDHATAQKSGGGRPSAWMRLREAFDDARLYQRQRAAYERRGLRAMRTSRLDLIRLGDALQARLPVVIQVSRASDILRALELAKDYRLRLVLAGAEEAWRVADRIADAKVPVIVVPLSNLPSSFAALGSRFDNAAVLQRAGVRVIITTRGAHGLHNLRQEAGNAIAHGLDRQAALRALTVEPAEAFGLAHEIGSVRPGALANLVLWSGDPFELGTRAERMWIRGKQVSLRSRQSELLDRYRRLPR from the coding sequence ATGAACCCCCGCGAAACAGCGCGGCACGGTGCGGCGATTCTGGCTTTGGTCCTTGGCCTGCACGCGAGCGCGCTGGGCCAGTCGCCGGCCACGCGGGCCATCGTAGGAGCGACCGTTCACACCGGAGTCGGACAACCGCTGCCGGGCGCCAGCGTACTGATCCGCGGCGAGCGGATCCTGGGTGTCGGCGACGACCTCGCGCTGCCGCCGGACGTCGAGCGCATCGATGGGCGCGGCAAGGTGCTGACCGCCGGCTTCATCGCGACGCAGAATCCGCTCGGGCTCGTCGAGGTATCCCTGGAGCCGGCGACGAACGATCAGGCGGCCGGCGAAGAAGGCGATCCGATCCGGGCCGCCTTTTCCGCCGAGGATGGCTTCAACCCGCGTTCGACCCTCATCCCCGTGGCCCGTCGCGGCGGGTTGACCGATGCGCTAGCGACTCCGCACGCGGGGCTGGTCGGCGGCACCAGCGCCTGGGTGCACCTGGACGGATCGCTGAGGCCGGCAGGCAGCGTGCGATCCCACGTCGCGCTGCATGTGCGCATCGATCACGCAACGGCCCAAAAGAGCGGTGGCGGGCGCCCGTCGGCCTGGATGCGGCTGCGCGAGGCTTTCGACGACGCCAGGCTCTACCAGCGGCAGCGAGCTGCCTACGAGCGGCGCGGCTTGCGCGCCATGCGCACCAGTCGCCTGGATCTGATCCGGCTGGGTGACGCGCTTCAGGCACGACTGCCCGTGGTGATTCAGGTTTCCAGGGCCAGCGATATTCTGCGAGCGCTCGAGCTCGCCAAGGACTACCGCCTGCGGCTGGTGCTCGCCGGAGCCGAGGAGGCTTGGCGCGTGGCCGATCGCATCGCCGACGCCAAGGTGCCCGTCATCGTGGTACCGCTCAGCAACCTGCCTTCAAGCTTCGCGGCCCTCGGCAGCCGTTTCGACAACGCCGCCGTGCTGCAGCGAGCAGGCGTGCGCGTGATCATCACCACCCGCGGGGCTCACGGGCTGCACAACCTCAGGCAGGAAGCCGGCAACGCCATCGCGCACGGCCTGGACCGGCAGGCGGCGCTCAGGGCCCTCACGGTCGAGCCGGCCGAGGCCTTTGGCCTGGCCCACGAGATCGGCAGCGTGCGTCCCGGCGCCCTCGCGAACCTGGTGCTCTGGAGCGGCGACCCCTTCGAGCTCGGCACCCGAGCCGAGCGCATGTGGATCCGCGGCAAGCAGGTCAGCCTGCGCTCGCGCCAGAGCGAACTGCTGGATCGCTACCGCCGGCTACCCCGTTAG
- the gspD gene encoding type II secretion system secretin GspD, whose amino-acid sequence MGNPVRLCQLASLLCIAALMAGLGPAGVEAQPQLPKPPSVRRPTTRVSPPASGSAAAQATRPEAPKAFGTGLDYKPTPPRARVTFNLEDADLTDLVRLVSQITGRRFILSSKLRQIKASVYAPTKVSAAEVYQAFLSILELNGMNVAPAGRYLKIVDSKGIEQRPIALYREGSTVPVGDRFVTHLRRPKHISADDVLQLLDRFKSATGNVTVYAPTNLLILTDTGSNVRRMLALLDAIDLPRTGEQIWVEPVHHADASELATRLQEIFPPADSKAAPTGRTPQTRTPQRGRVSRRPGQTATSIGSQKGEARVIKILADERTNSLIVVATEAAYLRVLEMLRHLDVPLKGEGRIHVHYLQHSDSEEIASTLSQLVGGGRAQRSTRRGRSPQPPGASQGGVFEGNIAITAHKESNALVISASLHDYAALQSVIKRLDIKRRQVFIEAVIMELNVQRSRELGLKFHGGLPNLTGEGSLAALSVNGLATVADAAKAEVLSGLAVGVQGKPIDEANQLLGISLPGFGVALTAMASSGDANILATPYLIATDNVEAEISIGQNVPLQTSTIGALGGLGGLGSLGGLGGLGATGTQAGQASQGLGALGALGGLGALGGFGTVPRQDVGTTIRITPHVNDSNEIRLEIQEEISEAGAPSNTGNLGVVSISKTQAKTEVVVRDQQTVVIGGLMRDTVRRSESKVPILGDIPLIGALFRSTDRTTEKRNLLLFLTPYIIRAPTDLRSIYERKMRERQEFVDRFFVFSDHDYEPPVDYSRTRGLIGEMLLSIRASDEKRELLKDMESKPPAEHKPRPALGEATGGSSGDVVIVGGPEPPGAKTVAPAAIGPAAPAPRRPTDDEED is encoded by the coding sequence ATGGGAAATCCTGTGAGGCTTTGTCAGCTAGCCAGCTTGCTCTGCATTGCCGCCCTGATGGCCGGCCTCGGTCCGGCGGGCGTCGAAGCGCAGCCCCAGCTTCCGAAGCCGCCGAGCGTGCGCCGGCCCACCACCAGGGTCTCGCCGCCGGCAAGCGGCTCCGCCGCGGCGCAGGCTACGAGACCCGAAGCTCCGAAAGCGTTTGGAACCGGCTTGGACTACAAGCCGACGCCGCCTCGCGCCCGGGTAACCTTCAACCTGGAAGACGCCGACCTCACGGACCTCGTACGGCTCGTGTCACAAATCACCGGCCGCCGCTTTATTCTGTCGAGCAAGCTGCGGCAGATAAAGGCCAGTGTGTACGCGCCAACCAAAGTGAGCGCCGCCGAGGTGTACCAGGCGTTCCTTTCGATCCTCGAGCTCAACGGAATGAACGTCGCGCCGGCCGGCCGCTACCTCAAGATCGTCGATTCCAAGGGCATCGAACAACGACCTATCGCGCTGTATCGGGAGGGCTCCACAGTCCCCGTGGGGGATCGGTTCGTGACACACCTCAGGCGGCCCAAGCACATTTCGGCCGACGACGTGCTGCAGCTGCTCGACCGATTCAAGTCGGCGACGGGCAACGTCACCGTGTACGCGCCCACGAATCTGCTTATCCTCACCGATACGGGGAGCAACGTCCGGCGCATGCTGGCGCTGCTCGACGCCATCGACCTGCCGCGCACCGGCGAGCAGATCTGGGTCGAGCCTGTCCATCACGCCGATGCGAGCGAGCTCGCTACACGCTTGCAGGAGATCTTTCCGCCGGCGGATTCCAAGGCTGCGCCCACGGGCCGAACGCCCCAGACGCGCACGCCGCAGCGCGGCCGCGTATCCCGGCGGCCCGGCCAGACCGCAACCAGCATCGGCTCTCAGAAGGGCGAAGCCCGGGTGATCAAGATCCTGGCCGACGAACGCACCAACTCGCTGATCGTGGTGGCGACCGAAGCCGCATACCTGCGCGTGCTCGAAATGCTGCGTCATCTCGACGTGCCGCTCAAGGGCGAAGGGCGCATCCACGTCCACTACCTGCAACACAGCGACTCCGAAGAGATCGCATCCACGCTGTCTCAGCTCGTCGGTGGCGGCCGCGCGCAGCGCAGTACGCGCCGCGGGCGCTCACCCCAACCACCTGGCGCGAGCCAGGGTGGCGTATTCGAGGGCAATATCGCCATCACGGCACACAAGGAAAGCAACGCGCTCGTCATCAGCGCGTCCCTGCACGACTACGCGGCGCTGCAGTCGGTCATCAAGCGGCTCGATATCAAGCGCAGGCAGGTCTTCATCGAAGCCGTTATCATGGAGCTCAATGTACAGCGTTCGCGCGAGCTCGGGCTCAAGTTCCACGGCGGGCTGCCGAACTTGACCGGCGAAGGCTCCCTGGCAGCGCTGTCGGTCAACGGGCTGGCCACCGTGGCGGACGCCGCAAAGGCCGAGGTCCTGAGCGGCCTGGCGGTCGGGGTGCAGGGCAAGCCCATCGACGAAGCGAACCAGCTGCTCGGTATATCGCTGCCGGGTTTTGGTGTCGCCCTGACCGCCATGGCCTCGTCCGGTGACGCAAACATCCTGGCCACGCCGTACTTGATCGCTACCGACAATGTCGAGGCCGAGATCAGCATCGGCCAGAACGTCCCGCTGCAGACTTCCACGATCGGCGCCCTGGGCGGGCTCGGAGGACTGGGCTCGCTAGGCGGGCTCGGCGGCCTTGGGGCAACCGGCACCCAGGCCGGCCAGGCTTCCCAAGGGCTCGGAGCCCTCGGCGCCCTCGGTGGCCTCGGCGCCTTGGGAGGCTTTGGCACCGTACCGCGCCAGGACGTAGGCACCACGATTCGCATAACCCCGCACGTCAACGACAGCAACGAGATCCGCTTGGAGATTCAAGAAGAAATCTCGGAGGCGGGCGCGCCGAGCAATACCGGTAACCTGGGCGTGGTTTCGATCAGCAAGACGCAGGCAAAAACCGAGGTCGTCGTGCGCGACCAGCAAACGGTGGTGATCGGCGGCCTGATGCGCGACACGGTGCGTCGATCCGAAAGCAAGGTGCCGATCCTGGGTGATATCCCGCTGATCGGCGCGCTCTTCCGCTCGACTGACCGTACGACGGAAAAGCGCAATCTGTTGCTTTTTCTGACGCCCTACATCATTCGTGCGCCCACGGACCTGCGCAGCATCTACGAGCGCAAGATGCGCGAACGTCAGGAGTTCGTGGATCGCTTCTTCGTATTCAGCGACCACGACTACGAGCCCCCTGTGGACTATTCCAGAACGCGCGGCCTGATCGGCGAAATGCTGCTTTCGATACGAGCCAGCGACGAGAAGCGCGAGCTGCTCAAGGATATGGAATCGAAACCTCCCGCCGAGCACAAGCCCAGGCCCGCGTTGGGAGAAGCCACCGGCGGCAGCAGCGGCGACGTCGTGATCGTGGGCGGCCCCGAACCGCCCGGCGCGAAAACTGTCGCCCCGGCTGCAATCGGGCCCGCGGCGCCTGCCCCGCGGCGACCAACGGACGACGAAGAAGACTGA
- a CDS encoding amidohydrolase, with the protein MSKPGLELRAVCGALVLSAAACGKPSQPEPDPPLPKLPWSFERGPQPEVDSPLTAIVGGKVMTAAGSVIEDGIVVLHQGRVRAVGPPGEITLAPEARRIDASGRFVTPGLIDVHSHMGVYPVPAAEAHRDGNEATAPVTAHVDAADSFWPQDPALRRALAAGVTTIQVLPGSANLIGGRGAIMKLRPGRSADAMRFPGAPVTLKMACGENPKRVYGKGKKAAPATRMGNVAGYRTAYQKAREYGRSWSDWQQRQRLWAIKRAKFERAKKKGEKGGEQDRGRKGTKPPQDPGPEPAPPPRDFGLETLLGVIEGHVHVQMHCYRADEMLRMIELAERFGFRIRAFHHAVEAYKIRDVLREKDVGTATWADWWGFKLEAFDTIVENLALLTETGARGVLHSDSPMLVQRLNQEAAKARHAGLAAGIDVSEDQALRWITSNAAWALGIDDRTGSLEVGKMADLVVWSGSPFSVYARADLVFVDGELLFDRAKQVEPQASDFELGLGVRSE; encoded by the coding sequence GTGTCGAAGCCCGGCCTCGAGCTACGCGCTGTTTGCGGTGCCTTGGTGCTAAGCGCGGCGGCGTGCGGCAAACCCAGTCAGCCCGAACCCGATCCACCGCTGCCCAAGCTGCCCTGGTCGTTCGAACGTGGGCCGCAGCCCGAGGTGGACTCGCCCTTGACCGCGATCGTAGGCGGCAAGGTGATGACGGCCGCAGGCAGCGTCATCGAGGACGGCATCGTGGTGCTGCATCAGGGGCGCGTTCGGGCGGTAGGTCCACCCGGTGAGATCACGCTGGCGCCGGAGGCGCGCCGGATCGACGCGTCGGGCCGCTTCGTAACCCCGGGTTTGATCGACGTGCACTCGCACATGGGCGTCTACCCCGTGCCGGCGGCCGAAGCGCACCGCGACGGCAACGAGGCTACGGCGCCGGTGACGGCGCACGTCGATGCCGCCGATTCCTTCTGGCCCCAGGATCCCGCGCTGCGCAGAGCCCTGGCGGCCGGCGTCACCACGATTCAGGTATTGCCCGGTTCGGCAAACCTCATCGGTGGGCGTGGGGCCATCATGAAGCTCAGGCCGGGTCGGAGCGCAGACGCTATGCGCTTTCCGGGAGCGCCGGTGACACTGAAGATGGCCTGCGGCGAAAACCCGAAGCGAGTCTACGGCAAGGGGAAAAAGGCAGCGCCTGCGACGCGCATGGGCAACGTGGCGGGCTACCGCACGGCGTACCAGAAGGCGCGCGAGTACGGCCGAAGCTGGAGTGACTGGCAACAGAGACAACGCTTGTGGGCGATCAAGCGCGCCAAGTTCGAGCGTGCCAAGAAGAAGGGCGAAAAAGGGGGCGAGCAGGATAGAGGGCGAAAGGGGACCAAGCCCCCGCAGGACCCGGGGCCGGAGCCTGCGCCGCCCCCGCGCGACTTCGGCCTCGAAACGCTGCTCGGGGTCATCGAAGGTCACGTGCACGTGCAGATGCACTGCTATCGCGCGGACGAGATGCTGCGCATGATCGAGCTGGCCGAGCGCTTCGGCTTCCGCATCCGCGCCTTTCATCATGCGGTGGAGGCCTACAAGATTCGTGACGTGCTCAGGGAAAAAGACGTGGGGACCGCGACCTGGGCGGATTGGTGGGGCTTCAAGCTGGAGGCTTTCGACACCATCGTGGAGAACCTGGCGCTCTTGACGGAAACCGGCGCGCGCGGCGTGCTGCACTCGGACAGCCCGATGCTCGTGCAGCGCCTGAACCAGGAGGCGGCCAAGGCGCGCCACGCGGGCCTTGCGGCAGGCATCGACGTCAGCGAGGACCAGGCGCTGCGCTGGATCACCAGCAACGCGGCCTGGGCGCTTGGCATCGACGATCGGACGGGCTCGCTCGAAGTCGGCAAGATGGCCGATCTGGTGGTCTGGTCCGGTTCGCCCTTTTCGGTGTACGCCCGGGCCGATCTGGTCTTTGTGGATGGCGAGCTGCTGTTCGATCGCGCCAAACAGGTCGAGCCGCAAGCCAGCGACTTCGAGCTCGGGCTGGGGGTGAGAAGCGAATGA